TGCCTTACACACGATGAAAAGAAAAGGATCAAAAGAAAGAAAAATTTTTGTTTCATCATAATTGATTGCATTTTACTTTACCAAGACCATTTTTCTTGTTTTGACGAATTTATCTCCATATTGATTACTTGCAACTATCCTATAGAAATAAACCCCACTTGGCAAGTCATTAGCATCAAACCTAATCAAATGTCTCCCCGCCTGAAGTTCGCCTTCAAAAACAACCTTAACCAACCTACCAACAACATCATAAACTAAAATTTTAACATAACTTTCCCTCGGCAAATCAAACTTTATATGTGTTGCAGGATTAAATGGATTCGGATAATTCTGATACAACTCAAAATACTTCGGCAAATCTACGAACCTGTAAACATATTCCTTCTCATAACAAACTTTTCCACTTTCAAGTGAACTCTCATCGTAAGCAAAAAACTTAACAACTAAACTATCATCATCCCCATATCCACCAGCTACAATTCTAAACAATCCCTCCCCATTCTCAACTATCCCTCCACTCTTGGAATAATCAAAGTAAATCACTCTACTTAAACTATCTCTATAAACAAGATTTATACCTTCCCTTAAAGCTACGAAACTATCCACCCTAACATCACCATAATGAACCTCAACCCCATAAGAAATAAATTCACCATGAACCTCAGGTCTAAAAATCAATTTTCCATCTAAATTTTCTATCTCTTCCCTCAAAACATAACTATCATATCTTACAACCTTCGGCAAGCCACGAATATGTGAATAATCCCATATCCTCGTAAATGTGAAAACATCATTCACATCCAACTTCCCATCGCCAACAACCACAACAAAAGGAAAAACACCACTATACGGATATATATCCGCCTCCGAATAATTTCTATCAGTCCAAGACTTAACATATCTCCCAAGATCAAACGCATCTACTTTGTTATCACCATTATAATCGCACAAACCACTCACCTTACCCTGATATACTGAACTAACAGTATATTGACCATGCTCATCCTCAACCTTAACCCAAAATCTATATCTAACTGATGTCTTTAATCCAGAAATCAACGCACTATCAACCGAAGTCCTAACATATTGCCTTGTTATGTCAAATGTATCAGTTTCTGAAAAATAAACATCATAATGAAACCTGCTTATATCAACTGCTCTATCCCAGTAGAGAACAACTTTATTTGGGCTTGAGAGATTTCTATGCGTTCTTATACCCAAAAATCTCGGCGCAAGATTGTCAACCCCGACACTGTCTATGTAAACAAAATACTCAAATCCACCAGCATTAAACTTCGCTCTAACTCTGACAAATCCCTCAAATGAAGGTAAATCTCTCTTGCTTTCCCAATATATCGTATCCACTGAATTATCCCCGATACCACTTAATCTACCTCTTATATTTGAACTACTTATCCAACTTCTACCACCATCTGTTGAATACTCAAATGAAGTAATGTTGAA
This sequence is a window from Candidatus Kryptonium sp.. Protein-coding genes within it:
- a CDS encoding choice-of-anchor D domain-containing protein — its product is LPSNYVWSITIDGQGNKWIGTNGGGLAVYREGGIIMPFIQVNKTNISFGNKYIGRTVYDTIVVNNRGVSNLTISDIKINNQVFRYIGTLPLVVAPNGSANLVFSFSPIESRVYVDTIRIVSNSVVDSVLSVVLTGRGVRPPYVASSVDTLKFGNVVVLDSLTRIFWIYNRGEMDTVRISSILVERPFYYVGSVPVVIRPGDSVSLSFRFKPDTSGEHKREVRILSNAWNDTFRVYLSGVGIFTILNRHKPVQSNIVKLVYRVGGASSFNITSFEYSTDGGRSWISSSNIRGRLSGIGDNSVDTIYWESKRDLPSFEGFVRVRAKFNAGGFEYFVYIDSVGVDNLAPRFLGIRTHRNLSSPNKVVLYWDRAVDISRFHYDVYFSETDTFDITRQYVRTSVDSALISGLKTSVRYRFWVKVEDEHGQYTVSSVYQGKVSGLCDYNGDNKVDAFDLGRYVKSWTDRNYSEADIYPYSGVFPFVVVVGDGKLDVNDVFTFTRIWDYSHIRGLPKVVRYDSYVLREEIENLDGKLIFRPEVHGEFISYGVEVHYGDVRVDSFVALREGINLVYRDSLSRVIYFDYSKSGGIVENGEGLFRIVAGGYGDDDSLVVKFFAYDESSLESGKVCYEKEYVYRFVDLPKYFELYQNYPNPFNPATHIKFDLPRESYVKILVYDVVGRLVKVVFEGELQAGRHLIRFDANDLPSGVYFYRIVASNQYGDKFVKTRKMVLVK